The following coding sequences are from one Gemmatimonadota bacterium window:
- a CDS encoding M20/M25/M40 family metallo-hydrolase, whose product MSQNQSDSPTNAAGEIDRRTFLHGAAAGAAAVALGDRAALAATTQNPDQALVVGQIAKQHAASIKMLQDWIALPSIAAENRNYPAGAEYMAKLAREAGFQHVELVPTAGKAGVFATLDSGAKTSLAIYFMYDVKQYDPAEWSAPPLEGRLVDKPGLGKVIMGRGATNTKGPQMAVLAALHAFKAAGKKLPVNLVLVCEGEEEIASPNFREIVFKPQVEAALRQCVGIIIPLGSQSPDGAVEVNLGAKGVVELELVSSGEKWGRGPKLDIHSSYAASIDSPAWRLVQALNTLVKSDGHTPAVEGFFDLVKPLSARQKAILEASIPKRNEAGLKKALGVAHWIGDESFHDSQVRLVSQPTINIEGLVGGYTGPGGKTILPHRAVAKIDMRLVPDMTALGTLALLKKHLAKHGFGDVEVNMSGGYDPTETDPESTLVKAMVATYRKSGVEPLLWPRLAGSWPGVTFTGAPLKLAAGQFGLGHGGGAHAPDEYYVIEASNPKVAGWDGAVKSYVDFLYSLA is encoded by the coding sequence GTGAGCCAGAACCAGTCCGATTCACCCACCAACGCCGCCGGCGAGATCGACCGCCGCACCTTCCTTCACGGGGCCGCCGCCGGCGCGGCCGCCGTGGCCCTGGGCGACCGGGCGGCCCTTGCCGCGACGACCCAGAACCCCGATCAAGCCCTCGTCGTGGGCCAGATCGCCAAGCAGCATGCTGCGTCGATCAAGATGCTGCAGGACTGGATTGCCCTCCCGTCGATCGCGGCCGAGAACCGGAACTATCCGGCGGGCGCGGAGTACATGGCCAAGCTCGCCCGCGAGGCGGGATTCCAGCACGTCGAGCTGGTGCCCACGGCTGGGAAGGCCGGGGTGTTCGCCACGCTCGACTCCGGCGCCAAGACATCGCTCGCCATCTACTTCATGTACGATGTCAAACAGTACGACCCGGCGGAGTGGAGTGCCCCGCCGCTCGAGGGACGGCTGGTCGACAAGCCCGGCCTCGGCAAAGTGATCATGGGGCGCGGCGCTACCAATACCAAGGGCCCGCAGATGGCGGTGCTGGCGGCGCTTCATGCGTTCAAGGCCGCGGGCAAGAAGCTCCCGGTCAATCTGGTGCTGGTGTGCGAAGGCGAAGAGGAGATCGCCTCGCCGAACTTCCGGGAGATCGTCTTCAAACCGCAGGTCGAGGCCGCGCTCCGGCAGTGTGTCGGGATCATCATTCCGCTTGGCAGTCAGTCGCCCGATGGGGCGGTGGAGGTGAATCTCGGCGCCAAGGGGGTGGTGGAACTCGAATTGGTGTCGAGCGGCGAGAAGTGGGGCCGGGGCCCGAAGCTCGACATCCATTCGTCGTACGCGGCGTCGATCGACAGTCCGGCGTGGCGCCTGGTTCAGGCCCTCAACACCCTGGTCAAATCCGACGGCCACACCCCGGCCGTCGAGGGCTTCTTCGACCTGGTCAAGCCGCTCAGCGCCCGGCAGAAGGCGATTCTCGAGGCCTCGATTCCGAAGCGGAACGAAGCCGGCTTGAAGAAGGCGCTCGGCGTGGCCCATTGGATCGGCGATGAATCGTTTCACGATTCTCAAGTTCGATTGGTGAGCCAGCCGACCATCAACATCGAGGGCTTGGTGGGCGGCTACACCGGTCCGGGCGGGAAGACGATCCTTCCGCATCGGGCCGTGGCCAAGATCGACATGCGACTGGTGCCGGACATGACGGCGTTAGGTACGCTCGCGCTGCTCAAGAAGCACCTCGCCAAGCATGGCTTCGGCGATGTCGAGGTCAACATGTCGGGCGGGTACGATCCCACTGAAACCGACCCCGAATCCACCCTGGTGAAGGCCATGGTGGCGACGTACCGGAAGTCCGGCGTGGAGCCGTTGCTGTGGCCCCGGCTCGCGGGCTCGTGGCCAGGGGTGACGTTCACCGGCGCGCCGCTCAAGCTCGCGGCCGGACAGTTCGGACTTGGGCACGGCGGCGGGGCCCATGCGCCGGACGAGTACTACGTCATCGAGGCCTCGAATCCCAAGGTGGCGGGGTGGGACGGGGCGGTCAAGTCGTACGTCGACTTCTTGTATTCGCTGGCCTAA